A single region of the bacterium genome encodes:
- a CDS encoding mechanosensitive ion channel — MSTWGISVIGAIALFIIGRIVANWVRKSVTRVLTKANTDASLIPFFASMAYYVALAVVLIAVLNLFGIETTSLIAVLGAAGLAIGLALQGTLSNFAAGVMLLIFRPIRVGDFVEVAGQAGSVAEISIFNTLLNTGDNIRITIPNAQIYGDTIKNYSFNDTRRIDLVMGIGYGDDIGRAIEIIERVITSDSRTLRDPAPTVAVSELADSSVNLVVRPWCTKEDYWGLRWDLTRALKEKLEAGGCNIPFPQRDVHVLEFPEKSA, encoded by the coding sequence ATGTCGACTTGGGGCATCAGTGTGATCGGCGCAATCGCGCTTTTCATCATTGGGCGAATCGTGGCGAACTGGGTTCGCAAGAGCGTCACCCGAGTCCTGACGAAGGCGAATACCGACGCATCGCTGATCCCGTTCTTCGCGAGCATGGCCTACTACGTCGCGCTCGCCGTCGTACTCATTGCGGTATTGAACCTCTTCGGGATCGAGACCACCTCGCTGATCGCCGTCCTGGGAGCCGCAGGCCTGGCGATTGGCCTGGCCTTACAGGGAACGCTTTCGAATTTCGCGGCGGGGGTGATGCTGCTCATCTTCCGCCCGATCCGCGTCGGGGATTTTGTCGAGGTCGCTGGACAGGCGGGTAGTGTTGCGGAGATTTCGATCTTCAACACGCTGCTCAATACCGGAGACAATATTCGCATCACGATCCCGAACGCCCAGATCTACGGCGACACGATCAAGAACTACTCCTTCAACGACACCCGGCGCATCGACCTCGTAATGGGAATCGGTTACGGCGACGACATCGGCCGCGCAATCGAGATCATCGAGCGCGTGATCACTTCCGATTCCCGAACGCTCCGCGATCCCGCGCCGACGGTCGCAGTTTCCGAACTGGCCGATTCCTCGGTCAATCTGGTCGTGCGACCCTGGTGCACCAAGGAGGACTACTGGGGACTGCGCTGGGATCTCACACGCGCGCTCAAGGAAAAACTCGAGGCCGGTGGCTGCAACATCCCCTTCCCGCAGAGAGACGTGCACGTACTCGAGTTTCCCGAAAAATCGGCCTAG
- a CDS encoding tetratricopeptide repeat protein, whose amino-acid sequence MAEPVSLVVLLGSAAGALASGVAGNEAHSLFRHALDRFADESLDDNGLPRNHDVFAASEDALREAIRLLLLQLELELVQQKPWIPRLIDLVRSGQLGRTPFVEYGEDPCGRWLAVVIRELPKVTFRDLHLRDLDLGEDRVRACFEKEGLATLFGESAHDAILGWIKRAGEQSGGSEPASLERFVRDGWPVGAGKRLTLMQAYALFFREQLKQRPEVFRILTIDYLADVAKDVKSLPERVRDLFRREFGALAGRLDEVTLALGESNAAIERLLAGRIEARAAIASTALDENATSLQADLLDALRSYESAFRAAVDTLHHIPVRRPVVPALPSPGPEANDLVLLHAKQRSIPLRGRDRDLADLWQWFESDAPVSARLLIGRAGAGKTRLAFELIWRIAATYGSECTAGVVERTDLLAYERNHAWADWSWEKPSLLVIDYAQPLSTSLCGLLRRLAEVDPENPSRPKLRLLLLDRYASEHSGWFSDLLNDYSAIAGGPVSACFDPPVPVPVTELDTTEVRLEMFRDTMNALARLRRKPLAPLSQEERDAIEANLVAERWEDPLYLMMAALVASDGSGFGRALGLGRTDLAHEVARREARRISSFVQSAPGDDKGKLLCHLAAVATMRGGLLQDEQLEAVQGELEAVRREWSGGTGALRDVLRLAMQVSEAGMIPPIQPDIVAEAFTLDHLCGGDRAGAEAALRRAAELDPGLVCRRVCHAIQNFDSVEPTRDKETLGRWMAVLLDAAIDGADEVLDALAAAMPEFSLSLASPAVDVARLLVERARRHHPVSEVTEAEESRATLASSLNNYGTRLSAVGSRDEALEAAREAVEIRRELVDRNRKAYLPDLAMSLGAMGTVLTAADQSSDAAAAFAEGVRCLTPHFLAQPAAFISLIAALARDHLRAAEQAGIEPEYEVLAPIAEHLQQPGGDD is encoded by the coding sequence GTGGCAGAGCCCGTCTCACTCGTCGTCCTTCTCGGTAGCGCTGCCGGTGCGCTCGCCAGCGGCGTGGCGGGCAACGAAGCCCACAGTCTGTTCCGGCACGCTCTGGACCGATTCGCCGACGAGTCGCTGGACGACAACGGTCTACCGCGGAACCACGACGTGTTCGCAGCCAGCGAGGACGCTCTACGTGAGGCGATACGCCTCCTTCTTTTGCAGCTCGAACTCGAGCTGGTCCAGCAGAAGCCCTGGATCCCCCGCCTAATCGACCTCGTACGCTCCGGCCAGCTGGGGCGCACGCCGTTTGTCGAGTATGGCGAGGATCCGTGCGGACGGTGGCTGGCAGTGGTCATCCGCGAATTGCCGAAGGTGACCTTCCGCGACCTGCACCTACGTGACCTCGACCTTGGCGAGGACCGGGTCCGGGCCTGCTTCGAGAAGGAGGGACTCGCAACCCTTTTTGGGGAGAGTGCGCACGATGCAATCCTTGGGTGGATAAAGCGCGCCGGAGAACAGTCCGGTGGATCGGAGCCCGCAAGTCTCGAGCGGTTCGTCCGGGATGGCTGGCCCGTTGGCGCGGGCAAGCGCCTCACTCTCATGCAGGCGTACGCTCTCTTCTTCCGCGAGCAACTGAAGCAACGACCCGAGGTGTTTCGGATCCTGACGATCGACTACCTCGCAGATGTCGCGAAGGATGTGAAGTCCCTTCCGGAACGGGTCAGGGACCTCTTCCGTCGCGAGTTCGGGGCTCTTGCAGGGCGACTGGACGAGGTGACGTTAGCACTGGGCGAATCCAATGCGGCGATCGAGCGGCTGCTGGCGGGTCGAATCGAAGCGCGTGCGGCCATCGCGTCCACGGCGCTCGATGAGAACGCGACGAGCCTTCAAGCGGATCTCCTGGACGCGCTGCGCAGTTATGAGAGTGCGTTCCGTGCCGCCGTGGATACGCTGCATCACATCCCGGTCCGTCGACCGGTGGTCCCAGCACTTCCCTCGCCGGGCCCAGAGGCGAATGACCTCGTGCTCCTGCACGCCAAGCAGCGCTCGATCCCTCTGCGCGGTCGTGACCGTGACTTGGCGGATTTGTGGCAATGGTTCGAGAGCGATGCCCCGGTCTCGGCCCGTTTGCTGATCGGCCGAGCGGGGGCTGGGAAGACGCGGCTCGCGTTCGAGCTGATCTGGCGCATCGCCGCCACCTACGGGAGCGAGTGTACGGCGGGCGTAGTCGAACGGACGGACCTGTTGGCGTACGAACGGAACCACGCATGGGCTGACTGGAGCTGGGAGAAACCGTCGCTCCTGGTGATCGATTACGCTCAACCGCTTTCGACATCGCTGTGCGGTCTGCTCAGGCGGCTCGCAGAAGTCGACCCCGAGAATCCCTCTCGGCCGAAGCTCCGCCTGCTCCTGCTCGACCGGTACGCAAGCGAACATTCTGGCTGGTTCAGCGATCTCCTGAATGACTACTCGGCGATTGCTGGTGGCCCGGTGTCGGCTTGCTTCGATCCACCCGTGCCCGTGCCCGTCACCGAGCTCGATACGACCGAAGTCCGGCTCGAGATGTTTCGGGACACGATGAATGCCCTGGCGCGGCTGCGCCGCAAGCCGCTCGCGCCCCTGTCACAGGAGGAGCGGGATGCGATCGAAGCCAACCTCGTGGCGGAGCGTTGGGAAGATCCGCTCTACCTGATGATGGCGGCTCTCGTTGCATCGGACGGCAGCGGGTTCGGGCGAGCGCTCGGGCTGGGTCGGACGGATCTCGCCCACGAGGTCGCGAGGCGGGAGGCACGGCGAATCTCCTCGTTCGTGCAGTCTGCGCCGGGAGATGACAAGGGGAAGCTGCTGTGCCACCTCGCGGCGGTTGCCACCATGCGCGGGGGCCTGTTGCAGGACGAACAGCTCGAGGCAGTCCAGGGTGAACTCGAGGCAGTGAGGAGAGAGTGGTCCGGCGGGACCGGGGCGCTTCGGGATGTGCTGCGGCTGGCGATGCAGGTTTCCGAGGCCGGAATGATTCCACCTATACAGCCCGACATCGTGGCCGAGGCGTTCACACTCGACCACCTGTGTGGTGGAGATCGTGCGGGTGCGGAAGCGGCTCTGCGTCGTGCCGCGGAGCTGGACCCCGGGCTCGTCTGTCGCCGAGTGTGCCATGCGATTCAGAACTTCGACTCCGTTGAGCCCACACGCGACAAAGAAACTCTGGGACGCTGGATGGCTGTCCTACTGGATGCGGCAATTGACGGTGCCGACGAAGTCCTCGACGCTCTCGCCGCTGCGATGCCGGAGTTCAGCCTGTCTCTCGCCTCGCCGGCCGTCGATGTGGCAAGACTCTTGGTGGAGCGGGCAAGGCGTCATCACCCTGTGTCTGAGGTAACAGAGGCAGAGGAGTCCCGCGCGACCCTGGCCAGCTCGCTCAACAACTACGGCACCAGGCTGAGCGCTGTCGGAAGCCGCGACGAGGCCCTCGAAGCCGCGCGCGAGGCCGTCGAAATCCGTCGCGAACTGGTGGATCGAAACCGCAAGGCCTACCTGCCGGACCTGGCAATGTCCCTTGGCGCGATGGGCACCGTGCTCACAGCTGCGGATCAATCGAGCGATGCCGCTGCCGCTTTCGCCGAAGGAGTCCGTTGCTTGACCCCTCACTTCCTGGCTCAGCCGGCTGCCTTTATTTCGCTGATCGCTGCACTCGCGAGGGACCATCTGCGAGCAGCCGAGCAGGCAGGCATTGAACCCGAGTACGAAGTGTTGGCGCCGATCGCGGAGCACCTCCAGCAACCGGGCGGCGACGACTGA